In the genome of Microbacterium saperdae, one region contains:
- a CDS encoding YcnI family copper-binding membrane protein yields MSRSTFSPTPARSHRFARVAAAIAGGALLAVAVPTMASAHVTVSPDQLVAGDHGVLTFAFSHGCENSPTTALRITMPEGLASVSPTLDGDWTIDVERGEDGLVSAVTYTALSPVPTDLRGAVSMGVGLDEDTPDSLAFPVEQKCVDGTTEWTQIAENGEDPHSLDAPAPVVTVAAATGTGHGDDATHGADAAAEYPAAAAESPWGMILGAGGLVAGLAALVVSVLAYRRRS; encoded by the coding sequence ATGTCCCGTTCCACCTTTTCCCCCACCCCCGCACGCTCGCACAGGTTCGCCCGCGTGGCGGCCGCCATCGCCGGAGGAGCACTGCTCGCCGTCGCCGTACCGACCATGGCGAGTGCTCATGTCACCGTCTCCCCCGACCAGCTCGTCGCCGGGGACCACGGCGTTCTGACGTTCGCGTTCTCGCACGGGTGCGAGAATTCGCCCACGACCGCCCTGCGCATCACGATGCCCGAAGGGCTCGCCTCTGTGTCGCCGACCCTCGACGGAGACTGGACGATCGACGTCGAACGCGGCGAAGACGGCCTGGTGTCCGCAGTGACCTACACCGCGCTCTCCCCGGTTCCCACCGATCTCCGCGGTGCCGTGAGCATGGGCGTCGGGCTGGATGAGGACACCCCGGACTCGCTGGCGTTCCCCGTCGAGCAGAAGTGCGTCGACGGCACCACCGAATGGACCCAGATCGCGGAGAACGGCGAGGATCCGCACAGTCTGGATGCGCCCGCTCCCGTGGTGACGGTGGCCGCGGCGACGGGGACCGGCCATGGTGATGACGCGACCCACGGTGCGGACGCCGCCGCCGAGTATCCCGCGGCCGCTGCGGAGAGCCCCTGGGGGATGATCCTCGGCGCCGGTGGCCTCGTCGCCGGCCTCGCGGCACTGGTGGTGTCCGTCCTCGCCTACCGACGCAGGTCGTGA